Proteins encoded in a region of the Sulfurimonas marina genome:
- a CDS encoding polyribonucleotide nucleotidyltransferase, whose amino-acid sequence MKYDVNVELKNKIEEYSFNDVARQANGAAWLKSGDTVILATVVIEENETVSEDFLPLTVQYIEKTYAAGKIPGGFFKREAKPSDFETLTSRIVDRSLRPLFPKGFGHPTQITIMVFSVDKEADLQVLALNAASAALYVSDIDINRSVSAVRAAKIDGELVLNPTLSQLNNSTLDLYLSGTKEDLLMIEMRSIGSENVEVEPSIEPMLDPINAGMGGVVIDTHLSNALAEDELIEILGKTQEVLFEANSKYEESFASFQKEAMPLQLNVNPLNEEMVSYVEQNHMTDIKDAMNQMAKSERSSALRNLRKSILEAKEDWDESELKAAIENVKKLQVRSQILNEKVRADGRALNEVRPITIDTNVLPAAHSSCLFTRGQTQALVVLTLGGPKDAQMFETLTDEGTQNENFMVHYNFPGFSVGEASPIMGTKRRELGHGNLAKRALEPIVDTDGKTIRLVSEILESNGSSSMATVCGGYMALKAADIDTSDTIAGIAMGMVSEGDKYAILSDIMGLEDHDGDMDFKVTGSKDGITAMQMDIKLGGISLEVLKEALYQAKEGRTHIIDIMLEAQSKIEFNDGVLPTTDFFHIDPSFIGEIIGQAGKTIREIIEKFEVAIDIDKKEGKVKITGTNKAGIEGAKEHINSIVSKPKVAKIKYEVGDKYEGTVKRIVDFGAFVELPDGTDGLLHISKISKNRVENVRDVLNEGDKVTVEIIEFKGNKISLSMV is encoded by the coding sequence ATGAAATACGATGTAAACGTAGAGTTAAAAAACAAAATAGAAGAGTATAGTTTTAACGATGTAGCACGTCAAGCTAACGGTGCTGCTTGGTTAAAATCTGGAGATACTGTAATACTGGCAACAGTTGTTATTGAAGAGAATGAAACGGTAAGTGAAGACTTTTTACCACTTACAGTACAATATATAGAAAAAACGTATGCAGCGGGAAAAATCCCTGGAGGCTTTTTTAAACGTGAAGCAAAACCAAGTGATTTTGAAACACTTACTTCAAGAATTGTAGATAGAAGTTTACGCCCTCTATTTCCAAAAGGGTTTGGACATCCGACACAAATTACGATTATGGTATTTAGTGTAGATAAAGAGGCAGATCTACAAGTATTGGCACTTAATGCTGCATCAGCTGCTTTATATGTTTCAGATATCGATATCAATAGAAGTGTAAGTGCTGTTCGTGCTGCTAAAATTGATGGTGAATTAGTTTTAAATCCAACACTTTCACAGTTAAATAACTCAACGCTAGATCTTTACCTTTCAGGGACAAAAGAGGATCTTTTAATGATCGAGATGCGTTCAATCGGTAGTGAAAATGTAGAAGTTGAGCCTAGCATTGAGCCAATGCTTGATCCTATCAATGCAGGTATGGGCGGTGTTGTGATCGATACACACCTTTCAAATGCTCTTGCAGAAGATGAACTGATCGAGATCCTTGGTAAAACTCAAGAGGTTTTATTTGAGGCAAACAGTAAGTATGAAGAGAGTTTTGCATCATTTCAAAAAGAGGCGATGCCATTACAGTTAAATGTTAACCCGCTTAATGAAGAGATGGTAAGTTATGTAGAGCAAAACCATATGACGGACATTAAAGATGCTATGAATCAAATGGCAAAATCTGAACGTTCTTCAGCTCTTAGAAACTTAAGAAAATCTATTTTAGAAGCAAAAGAGGATTGGGATGAGTCAGAGTTAAAAGCTGCGATTGAAAATGTGAAAAAACTCCAAGTTCGTTCTCAAATTTTAAATGAGAAAGTACGTGCTGACGGAAGAGCTTTAAATGAAGTAAGACCAATTACGATCGATACAAACGTACTTCCGGCTGCACATTCATCTTGTCTGTTTACACGTGGACAAACACAGGCTCTTGTAGTACTTACTTTAGGTGGGCCAAAAGATGCGCAAATGTTTGAAACATTAACAGATGAAGGTACACAAAACGAAAACTTTATGGTGCATTATAACTTCCCAGGTTTCTCTGTTGGTGAAGCAAGCCCAATCATGGGAACAAAGCGTCGTGAACTTGGGCACGGTAACTTAGCTAAACGTGCTCTAGAGCCGATCGTAGATACTGATGGAAAGACTATCCGTTTAGTTTCTGAGATCCTGGAGTCAAACGGTTCAAGTTCAATGGCTACTGTATGTGGTGGATATATGGCACTTAAAGCTGCTGATATCGATACTTCAGATACTATTGCCGGAATTGCGATGGGTATGGTAAGTGAAGGTGACAAGTATGCTATTCTTTCAGATATTATGGGACTTGAAGATCACGACGGTGATATGGACTTTAAAGTAACGGGTTCAAAAGACGGAATCACTGCTATGCAGATGGATATAAAACTTGGTGGTATCTCACTGGAAGTTTTAAAAGAGGCACTTTACCAAGCAAAAGAGGGTCGTACTCACATTATCGACATTATGCTTGAAGCTCAAAGCAAAATCGAGTTTAATGACGGTGTACTTCCAACAACTGATTTCTTCCATATCGATCCTAGTTTTATCGGTGAGATTATTGGTCAGGCAGGAAAAACTATTCGTGAAATTATTGAGAAGTTTGAAGTTGCTATCGATATAGATAAAAAAGAGGGTAAAGTTAAAATTACAGGTACAAACAAAGCCGGTATTGAAGGTGCAAAAGAGCATATCAACTCTATCGTGTCAAAACCGAAAGTTGCAAAAATTAAGTACGAAGTTGGTGACAAATATGAAGGTACTGTAAAACGTATAGTTGATTTTGGTGCTTTTGTTGAGCTTCCAGATGGTACAGACGGGCTTCTTCATATCTCTAAAATCTCTAAAAACAGAGTAGAGAATGTAAGAGATGTATTAAATGAAGGTGACAAAGTAACGGTAGAGATTATTGAGTTTAAAGGTAATAAGATCTCTTTATCTATGGTATAA
- a CDS encoding phosphoribosyltransferase yields the protein MKQYKEILQNRQDAAKKLTEVIPMDKLKDEQWELIAVSHGGLELSTHIKGRLKNRIDILFLEPIMAPNNPECEVARVSETEEIVIQENLIESFEIKLDYVYGEAHRKHEEGILSNIYKFRKGRPFASMKDKVVLLIDEGSETGTKFMTALKTVLAQSPKAVYIAVPVIPSDVLETLEVFVDDIFFLHDIDDYVETSLYYKKLDKIDDETVEKILEENK from the coding sequence ATGAAACAGTATAAAGAGATATTACAAAACAGACAAGATGCCGCTAAAAAACTGACAGAAGTTATCCCTATGGATAAGCTCAAAGATGAACAATGGGAATTGATCGCAGTATCCCACGGTGGTTTGGAGTTAAGTACACATATTAAAGGAAGGCTAAAAAACAGAATTGATATTCTCTTTTTAGAACCTATTATGGCACCGAATAATCCTGAATGTGAAGTGGCACGTGTAAGTGAAACGGAAGAAATTGTAATTCAGGAAAATTTGATCGAGTCTTTTGAAATTAAACTTGATTATGTTTACGGTGAAGCACATAGAAAGCATGAAGAAGGTATACTTAGCAATATATATAAGTTTCGAAAAGGGCGCCCTTTTGCCTCAATGAAAGATAAGGTTGTTCTTCTCATTGATGAGGGAAGTGAAACCGGTACAAAGTTTATGACAGCTTTAAAGACGGTTTTAGCACAATCTCCAAAAGCAGTTTATATAGCTGTCCCTGTAATCCCAAGTGATGTACTTGAAACTTTGGAAGTTTTTGTAGATGATATATTTTTTCTTCATGACATTGATGACTATGTGGAAACGAGTCTTTATTATAAAAAATTAGACAAAATAGATGACGAAACTGTAGAAAAAATTTTAGAAGAAAATAAGTAG
- a CDS encoding LPS-assembly protein LptD, which yields MLKTFLLLTLLLSSVYATSKVEVYASQMDTNGSVVFADNGVTVIYQDYFLTAKRAIYNRDTSDLELFDDIKVNYQGNYKLLGEYARLNLAKKQKEFKPFYMLDTSSEVWMSGKSGYAQDYDIDVESGIVSGCNPIDPLWKMAFSSSDYDAKTKWLNLYNARFYFYDIPIFYTPYFGYSLDTTRRTGLLMPSLGLSSTEGFYYEQPIYIAEQNWWDLELKPQIRTNRGNGIYSKFRFVDSPVSKGSINIGYFKEYDSYLNSSLISLKNSEHYGINLMYENSDVLNQWFGTDLSGQSGLYVDTSHMNDVEYINLSSNSAQSQVTSNQVLSRINAFYNTDDNYIATYFKYYQDLEQETNANVLQQLPTLHYHYYLDTFLKDHLLYSLDVQSKNIYRQIDTSVVQTDVNLPITLQTDLFDEYLNVAYKANLYMQHSAFRGSTSVLPNYEYQDGYFLRNYHTLSVSTQLTKAFDDFIHVMGFSARYNRFDQSAQTGYYDEVADFCSLEENQNDPRCEFYNINAVDDEAYLDFTQYFFDSSANEFLYHRLSQKLSYETGKDKLGELENELDYKLSKHLSFYNNMFYNYQQHRFTKVFNSITYNNYGLKLDLSHLFKYDIAKVNTSEDPFTKYLTSSLEYDYNSHYSFSAIYNYDIELKQIKTASAGFMYKKRCWDFGVKYSENVRPILNANGDASSIKDRYVFISVVLKPFMKPDPNNALIEYKLEEQVSN from the coding sequence ATGCTTAAAACTTTCCTACTTCTTACACTTTTACTATCTTCGGTTTATGCTACATCGAAGGTTGAAGTGTATGCTTCACAGATGGATACAAACGGTTCTGTAGTATTTGCCGATAATGGTGTTACTGTTATATATCAAGACTATTTTTTAACGGCAAAAAGAGCGATATATAACAGAGATACTTCTGATTTGGAATTGTTTGATGATATTAAAGTAAACTATCAAGGGAATTATAAACTTCTTGGAGAATATGCAAGGCTTAACTTAGCAAAAAAACAAAAAGAGTTTAAGCCGTTTTATATGCTTGATACCTCTTCTGAAGTATGGATGAGTGGTAAAAGCGGTTATGCACAAGATTATGATATTGATGTAGAGAGTGGAATTGTAAGTGGGTGTAATCCAATAGATCCGCTTTGGAAAATGGCTTTTAGTTCATCAGATTATGATGCCAAGACTAAATGGCTGAACCTTTATAATGCAAGGTTCTATTTTTATGATATCCCTATATTTTATACCCCTTATTTTGGCTATTCTTTAGATACAACAAGACGAACAGGTTTATTAATGCCTTCTCTTGGACTCTCTTCAACAGAAGGGTTCTATTATGAACAACCTATATATATTGCAGAGCAGAATTGGTGGGACTTAGAACTAAAGCCGCAAATACGTACAAATAGAGGAAACGGGATCTATTCAAAATTTCGTTTTGTTGATTCTCCTGTCTCTAAAGGTTCGATCAATATAGGATATTTTAAAGAGTATGATTCTTATCTAAATTCAAGTCTTATTAGTTTAAAAAACAGTGAGCACTACGGTATTAATTTGATGTATGAAAATAGTGATGTACTTAACCAGTGGTTTGGTACAGATCTATCAGGTCAATCTGGACTTTACGTTGATACGAGTCATATGAATGATGTTGAGTATATAAATCTCTCTTCAAACAGTGCACAATCTCAGGTGACATCAAATCAGGTATTATCAAGAATCAATGCTTTTTATAACACGGATGATAACTATATTGCTACCTATTTTAAGTATTACCAAGATTTGGAACAAGAAACAAATGCAAATGTACTACAGCAGCTACCGACTCTGCATTACCATTATTATCTAGATACATTTTTAAAAGACCATCTTCTTTACTCTTTAGATGTACAAAGTAAAAATATCTATAGACAGATAGATACGAGTGTTGTGCAAACTGATGTTAATTTACCAATCACTTTACAAACAGATCTTTTTGATGAGTATTTGAATGTTGCATATAAAGCAAATCTTTATATGCAACATTCTGCATTTAGGGGCTCTACAAGTGTACTACCTAATTATGAATATCAAGATGGATACTTTTTAAGAAATTATCATACACTCAGTGTTTCTACGCAACTAACAAAAGCATTTGATGATTTTATACATGTTATGGGCTTTTCTGCCAGATATAACAGATTTGATCAAAGTGCTCAGACAGGGTATTATGATGAAGTTGCAGATTTTTGTTCTCTAGAGGAAAATCAAAATGATCCAAGATGTGAATTTTATAATATAAACGCAGTTGATGATGAAGCGTACTTGGATTTTACACAATATTTTTTCGATAGCTCAGCAAATGAATTTCTTTACCATAGACTTTCTCAAAAACTTTCATATGAAACAGGGAAAGATAAATTAGGTGAACTTGAGAATGAATTAGACTATAAATTGAGTAAGCATCTTTCTTTTTATAACAATATGTTTTATAATTACCAACAGCACCGTTTTACAAAGGTTTTTAATTCTATAACGTATAATAATTACGGACTGAAATTAGACTTGTCACATCTTTTTAAGTATGATATTGCAAAGGTAAATACTTCAGAGGATCCTTTTACAAAGTATTTAACATCATCGTTAGAGTATGATTATAATTCACATTACAGTTTTTCTGCAATATACAATTATGATATTGAACTCAAACAGATAAAAACTGCATCAGCAGGCTTTATGTATAAAAAGAGATGTTGGGATTTTGGTGTAAAATATAGTGAAAATGTTCGACCTATCCTAAATGCAAACGGTGATGCGTCTTCAATTAAAGACAGATATGTGTTTATTAGTGTAGTGTTAAAACCGTTTATGAAGCCGGACCCAAATAATGCCTTGATAGAGTACAAGTTAGAAGAGCAAGTGAGTAATTAA
- a CDS encoding RDD family protein: MSEEIESILHREGLTLADTKKRAMAFFIDEMLLSFLLIIALYDNFAAATTIEEWINTTNQFVLEFMMMKIVYQAFFVMQYGATIGKLVMKIKVIEIRTLDNPNVLSSLNRAIFRVISEMFLYLGFLWGMMDPARQTWHDKTAKTLVIDA; this comes from the coding sequence TTGAGTGAAGAGATAGAGAGTATATTACATCGTGAAGGTTTAACGTTAGCCGACACAAAAAAAAGAGCAATGGCTTTTTTCATAGATGAGATGTTACTCTCTTTTTTACTTATTATAGCGTTGTACGATAATTTTGCAGCAGCTACAACGATTGAAGAGTGGATCAATACGACAAATCAGTTCGTTTTAGAATTTATGATGATGAAGATAGTCTATCAGGCATTTTTCGTAATGCAATACGGTGCAACTATCGGTAAGCTTGTGATGAAAATTAAAGTGATAGAGATTAGAACACTTGATAATCCAAATGTTCTTAGCTCACTTAATCGTGCTATTTTCAGAGTGATTAGTGAGATGTTTTTGTACCTTGGATTTTTATGGGGTATGATGGATCCGGCACGCCAGACATGGCATGATAAAACTGCAAAAACTTTGGTTATAGATGCTTAA
- the purD gene encoding phosphoribosylamine--glycine ligase: MKILILGSGGREYSIGLAIDNENAGHELFFQPGNGATDKLGTNIDIKDYHELAAWAKENEVELTIVGPEAPLVDGVVDIFKENGLTIFGPSKEAAQLEGSKVYMKNFLAKYNIPTARYIESDSIEELYKFTDTLSTPIVVKADGLCGGKGVIIAQSHDEAKKTIGEMLSGKAFGDAGKKVIVEEFLDGYELSMFAVCDGDDYILLPAAQDHKRVGDGDTGPNTGGMGAYAPTPLVDETLYQKVKDRIIRPTLDGMKAEGAPFEGVLFIGIMVVNGEPITLEFNVRFGDPECEILMPLMTSSVSDMFYKAATNRLGEIEVSFSKQYAVGIVMASENYPYGSSTPAEIILDDVHHEDIEKYTHISFAGVSKEDDKLYATGGRVLLCIGLGDSIKEARDRAYLRCGQVHFAGKKFRTDIAYQAL; this comes from the coding sequence ATGAAAATTTTGATTTTGGGTTCTGGTGGTCGTGAGTATTCTATAGGTTTGGCAATTGATAATGAAAATGCCGGACATGAACTGTTCTTCCAACCTGGTAACGGTGCAACGGATAAACTTGGTACAAACATTGATATCAAAGATTATCACGAGCTAGCTGCTTGGGCAAAAGAGAATGAAGTAGAATTGACAATTGTTGGACCTGAAGCTCCACTTGTTGACGGTGTTGTAGATATTTTTAAAGAAAACGGTTTAACTATTTTTGGACCTAGCAAAGAAGCTGCACAGCTAGAGGGTTCAAAAGTTTATATGAAAAACTTTTTAGCAAAATATAATATCCCTACTGCACGTTATATCGAAAGTGATTCGATCGAAGAACTTTACAAATTTACGGACACTTTAAGTACACCTATCGTTGTTAAAGCAGACGGTCTTTGTGGTGGAAAAGGTGTAATTATCGCTCAGTCTCATGATGAAGCTAAAAAGACTATCGGTGAGATGCTAAGTGGTAAAGCATTTGGTGATGCTGGTAAAAAAGTTATTGTTGAAGAGTTCTTAGATGGATATGAGCTTTCAATGTTTGCGGTATGTGACGGTGATGATTATATTTTACTTCCTGCTGCACAAGACCATAAGCGTGTCGGTGATGGTGATACTGGCCCAAATACAGGTGGAATGGGTGCATATGCTCCAACACCGCTTGTTGACGAAACTCTTTATCAAAAAGTAAAAGACAGAATTATTCGCCCGACACTTGATGGTATGAAAGCTGAAGGTGCTCCGTTTGAAGGTGTACTTTTCATCGGGATTATGGTTGTAAACGGTGAGCCGATTACACTAGAATTTAATGTACGTTTTGGAGATCCTGAGTGTGAGATCCTTATGCCTCTTATGACTTCAAGTGTGAGTGATATGTTCTATAAAGCTGCAACAAACCGTTTAGGTGAGATCGAAGTAAGTTTCTCTAAACAATATGCAGTAGGTATTGTAATGGCAAGTGAAAATTATCCGTATGGAAGCTCAACTCCGGCAGAGATTATTTTAGATGATGTACACCATGAAGATATTGAAAAATATACACATATCTCTTTTGCAGGTGTATCTAAAGAGGATGACAAACTTTATGCAACAGGTGGAAGAGTTTTACTTTGTATAGGTCTAGGTGATTCGATCAAAGAGGCACGTGACAGAGCATACCTAAGATGTGGTCAGGTACATTTTGCCGGGAAAAAATTTAGAACAGATATCGCATACCAAGCGTTATAG
- a CDS encoding uroporphyrinogen-III synthase produces the protein MSKNIYLFSTSSYSDTIHINSLDTTFFKPEIDFSQYDYLIVTSKQIAKALQQYDKASYIDIPALCVSAQSAKSFESIGGKVLQIGAGYGDNLSKIIQTYPKEKSWLYLRAKEVASSFVEETKSEGYMIDEAIVYETACSNEIQKSEPENDAILIFTSPSSVKCFLENHSLYKTQKIIVIGKTTAKALPPRVEFIISQETTIASCVKIAKKL, from the coding sequence ATGTCTAAAAACATCTATCTTTTTTCTACCTCTTCTTATTCGGATACTATACATATCAACTCTTTAGATACAACTTTTTTTAAACCTGAAATCGACTTTTCACAATACGACTATCTCATTGTAACCTCAAAGCAGATCGCAAAGGCATTGCAGCAGTATGATAAAGCATCATATATAGATATACCTGCTTTGTGTGTATCAGCACAGAGTGCAAAAAGTTTTGAGTCAATAGGTGGAAAAGTACTTCAAATAGGTGCAGGGTATGGTGATAACCTATCCAAGATTATTCAAACATATCCAAAAGAGAAAAGTTGGTTGTACCTTAGAGCAAAAGAGGTGGCATCAAGTTTTGTTGAAGAGACTAAATCTGAAGGATATATGATAGATGAAGCTATTGTATATGAAACAGCTTGTTCAAATGAGATTCAAAAATCAGAGCCAGAAAATGATGCTATTTTGATTTTTACATCTCCATCAAGCGTAAAGTGTTTTTTAGAAAATCATTCACTATATAAGACGCAAAAAATTATAGTTATCGGAAAAACTACAGCAAAAGCTTTACCTCCTCGAGTAGAGTTTATAATCTCCCAAGAGACGACGATTGCCTCTTGTGTAAAAATAGCAAAAAAACTCTAG
- the guaA gene encoding glutamine-hydrolyzing GMP synthase yields the protein MTNVSIIVLDFGSQYTQLIARRLREDQIYCEILPYHTKVEDIKAKNPKGVILSGGPSSVYNKDAYEVDQGVYEMGIPVLGICYGMQRIAVDFGGSVIRSDHHEYGKAELNINNYETNASKLFADCDNERIVWMSHSDRVDEIPAGFEVIATSANSPFAAIANEEKNVYAMQFHPEVQHSEEGYLMLRNFAKKICGVDEKWKMEHFLKEQIRIIKEKVGDGKVLCGLSGGVDSSVVAAMLYEAIGDQLIPVFVDNGLLRKGEREQVEQIFKVNLKAPLVVADAADLFLGRLAGISDPEQKRKIIGHTFIEVFEQEAKKHDGIKFLAQGTLYPDVIESISVNGPSEVIKSHHNVGGLPDWMDFELIEPLRELFKDEVRKIGLELGLPESMINRHPFPGPGLAIRIMGDVNQADLDLLREADVIMLDELKASGYYTRTWQAFTVLLNVKSVGVMGDNRTYDNTVCVRVVEAVDGMTATFAHLPHDLLERISRRIINEVDGINRVVYDISSKPPATIEWE from the coding sequence ATGACAAATGTTAGCATTATTGTATTGGATTTTGGTTCTCAATACACACAACTTATTGCTCGCCGTCTTCGTGAAGATCAAATCTATTGTGAAATTCTTCCTTATCATACAAAAGTAGAAGATATCAAAGCAAAAAATCCTAAAGGTGTTATCCTTTCAGGTGGTCCATCTTCAGTTTATAACAAAGATGCTTATGAAGTAGACCAAGGCGTATATGAAATGGGTATCCCGGTTCTTGGTATCTGTTACGGTATGCAAAGAATTGCAGTTGACTTTGGCGGAAGTGTTATCCGTTCTGATCACCATGAATATGGAAAAGCAGAATTAAATATTAACAACTATGAAACAAATGCTTCAAAACTTTTTGCTGATTGTGACAATGAACGTATTGTATGGATGTCTCACTCTGATAGAGTTGATGAAATTCCAGCTGGATTTGAAGTGATTGCAACTTCAGCAAACTCTCCATTTGCAGCGATTGCAAATGAAGAAAAAAATGTATATGCTATGCAGTTTCACCCAGAAGTTCAACACTCTGAAGAGGGTTATTTAATGCTTCGTAACTTCGCAAAGAAGATTTGTGGTGTTGATGAGAAGTGGAAAATGGAACACTTCTTAAAAGAGCAAATCAGAATCATCAAAGAAAAAGTTGGTGACGGTAAAGTTCTTTGTGGTCTTAGCGGTGGGGTTGATAGCTCTGTTGTTGCTGCAATGCTTTATGAAGCAATTGGTGACCAATTGATTCCTGTATTTGTTGACAATGGGCTTTTACGTAAAGGTGAGCGTGAACAAGTTGAGCAGATTTTCAAAGTAAACTTGAAAGCTCCTTTAGTTGTTGCAGATGCAGCTGATCTATTTTTAGGTCGCCTTGCCGGTATCTCTGACCCTGAGCAAAAACGTAAAATTATTGGACATACTTTCATCGAAGTATTTGAGCAAGAAGCAAAAAAGCATGATGGTATTAAATTCCTTGCACAAGGGACACTTTATCCGGATGTTATCGAATCTATCTCAGTAAACGGTCCATCTGAAGTTATTAAATCACACCACAATGTTGGTGGTCTTCCTGACTGGATGGATTTTGAACTGATCGAGCCTTTACGTGAACTTTTCAAAGATGAAGTTCGTAAAATCGGTTTAGAATTAGGTCTTCCAGAATCAATGATTAACCGTCATCCATTCCCTGGTCCAGGTCTTGCAATCCGTATTATGGGTGATGTTAACCAAGCTGATCTTGATCTTCTTCGTGAAGCTGACGTAATTATGCTAGATGAGTTAAAAGCTAGTGGGTATTACACAAGAACTTGGCAAGCATTTACAGTTTTACTAAACGTAAAATCTGTTGGTGTTATGGGTGATAACAGAACTTATGACAACACTGTATGTGTACGTGTAGTTGAAGCAGTTGACGGTATGACGGCAACTTTTGCACACCTGCCACATGATTTACTTGAAAGAATTTCAAGAAGAATTATCAACGAAGTTGATGGAATTAATAGAGTTGTATATGACATCTCTTCAAAACCACCAGCAACAATCGAGTGGGAGTAA
- the nadB gene encoding L-aspartate oxidase, producing the protein MYKYDVIIVGAGVAGLYAAMKLPEDKKVLIINKRETFKCNTFYAQGGIALARDKEDIPSHIQDTLAAGDGLCDEEAVKVLSEHSIEAIDDLVNNGFEFDKDNEGHILYTKEAAHSCERIVHAGGDATGRYLHFFLLSQNKHAMLSDARVVDLLIKENKCYGVTVLDHRETKNIYADNVIIASGGVGSLYEYHTNAPCISADMQGLCVMKGIALDRMEMLQFHPTVFVNSSNAQKMLLTEALRGEGATITDENGKRFLFEYDERGELASRDIVSKSIYLYRKKTGLNIYLNFDNFSEEYFAHRFPNIYKNMRALGFKVPEQRVPISPAFHYAIGGIKTDLKGRVPNIEGLYAIGEVASTRVHGANRLASNSLLEGLVFAKIAVDDILENDNFSDQITEFAIEDEVMSYKDDKAKKNQLRKIMWENVSIIRTKRGLTDALETINALLNEKIGKLLQFRLLTAREIVLSALNRTESIGVHTIQEEN; encoded by the coding sequence ATGTATAAATATGATGTAATAATAGTTGGTGCGGGAGTTGCAGGACTTTATGCCGCTATGAAATTACCAGAAGATAAAAAAGTTTTAATTATTAATAAAAGGGAAACTTTTAAGTGTAACACTTTTTACGCACAAGGGGGGATTGCTTTAGCAAGGGATAAAGAGGATATCCCCTCTCATATACAAGATACGTTAGCAGCAGGTGATGGTCTTTGCGATGAAGAAGCGGTAAAAGTTTTAAGTGAACATTCGATCGAGGCAATTGATGACTTAGTCAATAACGGTTTTGAATTTGATAAAGATAATGAGGGACATATTCTCTACACTAAAGAGGCTGCGCACTCTTGTGAGAGAATTGTTCATGCAGGCGGTGATGCGACCGGAAGGTATCTGCATTTCTTTTTACTTTCACAAAACAAACATGCAATGCTCAGTGATGCGCGTGTAGTTGATCTTTTGATTAAAGAGAATAAATGTTACGGTGTAACGGTACTTGATCATAGAGAAACAAAAAATATCTATGCAGATAATGTAATTATTGCAAGTGGTGGAGTTGGTTCTCTTTATGAGTACCATACAAATGCACCGTGTATCAGTGCAGATATGCAAGGGCTTTGTGTTATGAAAGGGATAGCACTTGATAGAATGGAGATGTTACAGTTTCACCCAACGGTGTTTGTAAACTCTTCAAATGCTCAAAAGATGCTTCTAACAGAAGCTCTTCGTGGTGAGGGTGCGACTATTACCGACGAAAACGGAAAGCGTTTTTTATTTGAATATGATGAACGTGGAGAACTCGCATCTCGTGATATTGTTAGTAAATCTATCTATCTGTACAGAAAGAAAACGGGTCTGAATATTTATCTTAATTTTGATAACTTCAGTGAAGAGTATTTTGCTCACAGGTTCCCAAATATTTATAAAAATATGCGTGCTTTAGGATTTAAAGTTCCAGAGCAAAGAGTACCTATTTCACCGGCATTCCATTATGCAATCGGCGGTATAAAAACAGACTTAAAAGGCAGGGTTCCAAACATTGAAGGGCTTTATGCTATCGGAGAAGTAGCTTCAACAAGAGTTCATGGTGCAAACAGACTTGCATCAAACTCTTTACTTGAAGGTTTAGTCTTTGCAAAAATAGCGGTTGATGATATTTTAGAAAACGATAACTTTAGCGATCAGATCACAGAGTTTGCTATTGAAGATGAAGTGATGAGCTATAAAGATGATAAAGCGAAAAAGAATCAGCTTCGTAAGATTATGTGGGAAAATGTCTCAATAATTCGTACAAAGAGGGGCTTAACTGATGCTTTAGAGACAATTAATGCTCTTTTAAATGAAAAAATTGGTAAACTTTTACAATTTCGTTTACTGACGGCTCGGGAGATTGTACTCTCAGCGTTAAATAGAACAGAATCGATAGGTGTACACACCATACAAGAGGAGAATTAG